From Caretta caretta isolate rCarCar2 chromosome 14, rCarCar1.hap1, whole genome shotgun sequence, the proteins below share one genomic window:
- the FDXR gene encoding NADPH:adrenodoxin oxidoreductase, mitochondrial isoform X2 — MGSSCGRVCWEWASRLRRLTGFSRLLSTAALAPQICVVGSGPAGFYTAQHLLKHHRLAQVDIYEKLPVPFGLVRFGVAPDHPEVKNVINTFTQTAHSDRCSYYGNVTIGKDVTVKELQRAYHAVVLSYGAEDNRILGIPGENLSGVYSARAFVGWYNGLPENRDKTDITEGSLAAIACSKVKRVWLVGRRGPLQVAFTIKELREMINLPGTRPLLDPADFTGLGDVIKDVPRPRKRLTELMVKSALEKPGEREASRWASATKEWGLKFRCSPLEVLPAADGKQARGIRMAVTRLEGSGESARAVPTGEVEELECGLILSSIGYRSLPLDSSIPFDPKLGIIPNSLGRVQGAPGLYCSGWVKRGPTGVIITTMNDSFDTAQSVLEDLQSGLLKLSNSKEGFKSVRSILHSRGVHPVTFSDWEKIDAAEVARGKLAGKPREKLVDPREMLQLIGH; from the exons ATGGGTTCGAGCTGCGGCCGCGTCTGCTGGGAGTGGGCGTCTCGCCTCCGCCGCCTCACGG GTTTCAGCAGGCTGCTTTCTACAGCTGCTCTCGCTCCTCAGATATGTGTTGTGGGGAGTGGACCTGCTGGGTTTTACACTGCCCAGCACCTCCTGAAG CACCACAGACTGGCCCAGGTGGATATTTATGAGAAGCTGCCAGTTCCCTTCGGCCTTGTTCGTTTTGGAGTGGCACCAGACCACCCTGAAGTCAAA AATGTAATCAACACGTTTACGCAGACGGCACATTCCGATCGCTGTTCCTATTATGGGAACGTCACTATCGGGAAGGACGTGACGGTGAAGGAGCTGCAGCGGGCTTATCACGCAGTGGTGCTG AGCTATGGTGCTGAGGATAACCGGATCCTTGGAATCCCAGGGGAGAACCTCTCAGGGGTTTATTCAGCAAGAGCATTTGTGGGCTGGTACAATGGACTGCCTGAGAACAGAGAT AAGACTGATATAACTGAAGGCTCCTTGGCAGCCATAGCCTGCAGTAAGGTCAAGCGTGTGTGGCTTGTTGGGAGGAGGGGGCCCCTCCAGGTAGCTTTCACCATAAAG GAGTTGCGGGAGATGATAAACCTGCCTGGTACCAGACCTCTCCTGGACCCCGCTGATTTTACAGGCCTTGGCGATGTTATTAAAG ATGTTCCCAGACCCAGGAAGCGTCTGACCGAGCTGATGGTCAAATCGGCCCTGGAGAAACCTGGTGAGAGAGAGGCCAGTCGTTGGGCATCAGCAACCAAAGAGTGGGGCTTGAAATTCCGGTGCAGCCCACTGGAGGTGCTGCCCGCTGCTGATGGGAAGCAAGCAAGAGGCATCCGAATGGCCGTCACCAGGCTGGAA GGTTCAGGCGAGTCCGCCAGAGCTGTCCCCACTGGAGAAGTGGAGGAGCTTGAATGTGGGTTGATCCTCAGCAGCATTGGCTACCGGAGCCTCCCACTTGACTCTTCAATACCATTTGACCCCAAACTGGGGATCATCCCCAACAGCCTGGGCAGGGTTCAAGGGGCACCAG GTCTGTACTGCAGTGGCTGGGTGAAGAGGGGACCCACAGGGGTGATTATCACCACCATGAACGATAGCTTTGACACAGCCCAGTCCGTGCTAGAAGATCTCCAGTCGGGGTTGCTGAAGCTTTCCAACTCCAAGGAAGGCTTCAAGTCTGTGAGGAGCATCCTGCATAGTCGAG GGGTCCATCCAGTTACCTTCTCAGACTGGGAGAAGATAGATGCTGCTGAAGTGGCAAGAGGCAAGCTGGCTGGCAAACCTCGGGAGAAGCTAGTGGATCCTCGGGAGATGCTGCAGTTGATCGGTCACTGA
- the FDXR gene encoding NADPH:adrenodoxin oxidoreductase, mitochondrial isoform X1, whose translation MGSSCGRVCWEWASRLRRLTGFSRLLSTAALAPQICVVGSGPAGFYTAQHLLKHHRLAQVDIYEKLPVPFGLVRFGVAPDHPEVKNVINTFTQTAHSDRCSYYGNVTIGKDVTVKELQRAYHAVVLSYGAEDNRILGIPGENLSGVYSARAFVGWYNGLPENRDLKPDLSSETAVVMGQGNVALDVARVLLSPLDILKKTDITEGSLAAIACSKVKRVWLVGRRGPLQVAFTIKELREMINLPGTRPLLDPADFTGLGDVIKDVPRPRKRLTELMVKSALEKPGEREASRWASATKEWGLKFRCSPLEVLPAADGKQARGIRMAVTRLEGSGESARAVPTGEVEELECGLILSSIGYRSLPLDSSIPFDPKLGIIPNSLGRVQGAPGLYCSGWVKRGPTGVIITTMNDSFDTAQSVLEDLQSGLLKLSNSKEGFKSVRSILHSRGVHPVTFSDWEKIDAAEVARGKLAGKPREKLVDPREMLQLIGH comes from the exons ATGGGTTCGAGCTGCGGCCGCGTCTGCTGGGAGTGGGCGTCTCGCCTCCGCCGCCTCACGG GTTTCAGCAGGCTGCTTTCTACAGCTGCTCTCGCTCCTCAGATATGTGTTGTGGGGAGTGGACCTGCTGGGTTTTACACTGCCCAGCACCTCCTGAAG CACCACAGACTGGCCCAGGTGGATATTTATGAGAAGCTGCCAGTTCCCTTCGGCCTTGTTCGTTTTGGAGTGGCACCAGACCACCCTGAAGTCAAA AATGTAATCAACACGTTTACGCAGACGGCACATTCCGATCGCTGTTCCTATTATGGGAACGTCACTATCGGGAAGGACGTGACGGTGAAGGAGCTGCAGCGGGCTTATCACGCAGTGGTGCTG AGCTATGGTGCTGAGGATAACCGGATCCTTGGAATCCCAGGGGAGAACCTCTCAGGGGTTTATTCAGCAAGAGCATTTGTGGGCTGGTACAATGGACTGCCTGAGAACAGAGAT cTGAAGCCCGACCTAAGCAGCGAGACAGCCGTGGTCATGGGGCAGGGGAATGTGGCTCTGGATGTTGCCCGAGTTCTGCTGTCTCCACTCGATATACTCAAG AAGACTGATATAACTGAAGGCTCCTTGGCAGCCATAGCCTGCAGTAAGGTCAAGCGTGTGTGGCTTGTTGGGAGGAGGGGGCCCCTCCAGGTAGCTTTCACCATAAAG GAGTTGCGGGAGATGATAAACCTGCCTGGTACCAGACCTCTCCTGGACCCCGCTGATTTTACAGGCCTTGGCGATGTTATTAAAG ATGTTCCCAGACCCAGGAAGCGTCTGACCGAGCTGATGGTCAAATCGGCCCTGGAGAAACCTGGTGAGAGAGAGGCCAGTCGTTGGGCATCAGCAACCAAAGAGTGGGGCTTGAAATTCCGGTGCAGCCCACTGGAGGTGCTGCCCGCTGCTGATGGGAAGCAAGCAAGAGGCATCCGAATGGCCGTCACCAGGCTGGAA GGTTCAGGCGAGTCCGCCAGAGCTGTCCCCACTGGAGAAGTGGAGGAGCTTGAATGTGGGTTGATCCTCAGCAGCATTGGCTACCGGAGCCTCCCACTTGACTCTTCAATACCATTTGACCCCAAACTGGGGATCATCCCCAACAGCCTGGGCAGGGTTCAAGGGGCACCAG GTCTGTACTGCAGTGGCTGGGTGAAGAGGGGACCCACAGGGGTGATTATCACCACCATGAACGATAGCTTTGACACAGCCCAGTCCGTGCTAGAAGATCTCCAGTCGGGGTTGCTGAAGCTTTCCAACTCCAAGGAAGGCTTCAAGTCTGTGAGGAGCATCCTGCATAGTCGAG GGGTCCATCCAGTTACCTTCTCAGACTGGGAGAAGATAGATGCTGCTGAAGTGGCAAGAGGCAAGCTGGCTGGCAAACCTCGGGAGAAGCTAGTGGATCCTCGGGAGATGCTGCAGTTGATCGGTCACTGA
- the FDXR gene encoding NADPH:adrenodoxin oxidoreductase, mitochondrial isoform X3 has protein sequence MGSSCGRVCWEWASRLRRLTGFSRLLSTAALAPQICVVGSGPAGFYTAQHLLKHHRLAQVDIYEKLPVPFGLVRFGVAPDHPEVKNVINTFTQTAHSDRCSYYGNVTIGKDVTVKELQRAYHAVVLSYGAEDNRILGIPGENLSGVYSARAFVGWYNGLPENRDLKPDLSSETAVVMGQGNVALDVARVLLSPLDILKKTDITEGSLAAIACSKVKRVWLVGRRGPLQVAFTIKELREMINLPGTRPLLDPADFTGLGDVIKDVPRPRKRLTELMVKSALEKPGEREASRWASATKEWGLKFRCSPLEVLPAADGKQARGIRMAVTRLEGSGESARAVPTGEVEELECGLILSSIGYRSLPLDSSIPFDPKLGIIPNSLGRVQGAPGLYCSGWVKRGPTGVIITTMNDSFDTAQSVLEDLQSGLLKLSNSKEGFKSVRSILHSRGL, from the exons ATGGGTTCGAGCTGCGGCCGCGTCTGCTGGGAGTGGGCGTCTCGCCTCCGCCGCCTCACGG GTTTCAGCAGGCTGCTTTCTACAGCTGCTCTCGCTCCTCAGATATGTGTTGTGGGGAGTGGACCTGCTGGGTTTTACACTGCCCAGCACCTCCTGAAG CACCACAGACTGGCCCAGGTGGATATTTATGAGAAGCTGCCAGTTCCCTTCGGCCTTGTTCGTTTTGGAGTGGCACCAGACCACCCTGAAGTCAAA AATGTAATCAACACGTTTACGCAGACGGCACATTCCGATCGCTGTTCCTATTATGGGAACGTCACTATCGGGAAGGACGTGACGGTGAAGGAGCTGCAGCGGGCTTATCACGCAGTGGTGCTG AGCTATGGTGCTGAGGATAACCGGATCCTTGGAATCCCAGGGGAGAACCTCTCAGGGGTTTATTCAGCAAGAGCATTTGTGGGCTGGTACAATGGACTGCCTGAGAACAGAGAT cTGAAGCCCGACCTAAGCAGCGAGACAGCCGTGGTCATGGGGCAGGGGAATGTGGCTCTGGATGTTGCCCGAGTTCTGCTGTCTCCACTCGATATACTCAAG AAGACTGATATAACTGAAGGCTCCTTGGCAGCCATAGCCTGCAGTAAGGTCAAGCGTGTGTGGCTTGTTGGGAGGAGGGGGCCCCTCCAGGTAGCTTTCACCATAAAG GAGTTGCGGGAGATGATAAACCTGCCTGGTACCAGACCTCTCCTGGACCCCGCTGATTTTACAGGCCTTGGCGATGTTATTAAAG ATGTTCCCAGACCCAGGAAGCGTCTGACCGAGCTGATGGTCAAATCGGCCCTGGAGAAACCTGGTGAGAGAGAGGCCAGTCGTTGGGCATCAGCAACCAAAGAGTGGGGCTTGAAATTCCGGTGCAGCCCACTGGAGGTGCTGCCCGCTGCTGATGGGAAGCAAGCAAGAGGCATCCGAATGGCCGTCACCAGGCTGGAA GGTTCAGGCGAGTCCGCCAGAGCTGTCCCCACTGGAGAAGTGGAGGAGCTTGAATGTGGGTTGATCCTCAGCAGCATTGGCTACCGGAGCCTCCCACTTGACTCTTCAATACCATTTGACCCCAAACTGGGGATCATCCCCAACAGCCTGGGCAGGGTTCAAGGGGCACCAG GTCTGTACTGCAGTGGCTGGGTGAAGAGGGGACCCACAGGGGTGATTATCACCACCATGAACGATAGCTTTGACACAGCCCAGTCCGTGCTAGAAGATCTCCAGTCGGGGTTGCTGAAGCTTTCCAACTCCAAGGAAGGCTTCAAGTCTGTGAGGAGCATCCTGCATAGTCGAGGTCTGTGA